gaggtaccccaatcccATCAACATCGGCAAAAGTAACAACGCATGCAGCACTTTGAAACAGCCGTTACGCTGACATTTCATTCACATTTTCAGCGTGATCTCGTCTATTTCCATTAatgttacaggaattgtagcatttgcttcCAGTTATTAAACATCGAAATGAGAAAAAAGTACAAATCAGAAGAAAATaccttcaaaatcacaacaaacgctacaattattgcagctaatgtAAACCATTTTAATGTAGATgaagatggggggggggggggagtattATGGTTATCtattattactacatgtatgtacatgtacatttatggaAATCTTgggcatgtacaatgtattccccTGGTGAttggtacaatgtacaaaaaaatgtgaaaaacacTAAGATTACCTTGTAACCCCtgtaaaactaaacaaaacacagtcatgtacatgtacactacaagtagcaaaggtacatgtacaacctACAATGCATGTAttcaattgttaaaataccaataattaaaacatacatgactataacatgttaattagaggctgattttatccataagtattACAGTACTTAACAGGTCGACATTGTGATTGCATTTGGGCACTGATTTGTGTGTGCAGGCCCAGAGTATTTATTCCATATATCTTGTTGAACCTAGCTCATTCATGGTATGTATAATCCCCTGTAACCTTTTTCCTGTTATTTTTATCCAGACCAACATGATCACATTATCCAAGAAACTAAGACAAGATGCCGAAAGAAAACAACCTAAGCCTCCAGTGGATGATGGCAAAAGGGTTTCAATACGTGATAAGTTATTGGTCAAAGAAGTACAAGAATTAGAAGCTAATTTACCAGGTAAGTTTAGGTGTTTTACTAAGTGTCTAAGTAGGGGGAGAACTGGAAAAAGTAGGGGGGCGGAGGggggtgcccccccccccccccccccccccattgagaaaatttggggaaaacgTGGACAGTGGAGGCCAGTCAAAGTACCATGTAGAGATACAAAATCATTAAATTATATCGTAAAATtatcatgtacatttacataactcattgccatggtaatcatTATGGTATGTATGAATAATACATTACTTTTATGTTGCACAAAGCCTTTTCAAACTGACATGATGTAGTCTTCTGCTGAATGCCTCCTGTTTTAGCTATCTGTACAATAAGATTATAATGCAAACACAATGTAGACTAAATACATGcaattgtttttcaaatcaTTTAAACTTTTTGCATGATATTTTAGCaagatatatacattatttagttttttcaaatttattgagttacaaacacagacgaGGATTATGTTGCTTCACcttatattttttcaaatagaaaaacatgccgcagtatacatgtagttgttttgTTAATGAAAGGTCCGACATAAATAGTCATTTCTCACCCAGTGGCCACTCtataaaggggaacaccactccaagaagtaaaaggcattttcataaactatatggtttctggagagtcatttcatgattttacatcagcTGCACTATGCCATTCCAGACTACAGACAGGAAATTGAGAAATCAGcaccctcgctcaaattgggggtatcatcacctcatagtactgtttcttaagagctttgacccttggtattctgtagaagtgtaaatcagggatatttgcatattgttcagacatcgagacATTGAGAcatgaggaaagcagcagtgctttATGATAACCCGAGTAatctataccatgtatactcCCAAGGTACACTCAGACAGGAAGTAAAGTGcaaccatggcaaattttggaaaggcctaatTAATAGGTGATTTCAGAGAAtaatcaagttgatcttgtgcatggTGATCAATGTGCCCTCTAATaatagtcaaattttgttgttgtgagtcaaaatgagaaaaactggcacttcttgtgagtcactacatacataGTAAGAGgttggggaacaccaaatttggtgtgtcactaggaATTGTGTGCGTCGGTGGCACGTGAAATTGGCTTTAATAGAGGGCATACTGATGTGGTCTATACATTTAGGGCTACTGAGCTTGACtaactttgcattgttttaGTAAAAACCATACCAACAGAATATTCATAAACCGCTTAATTATATTTTAAGATAGGATTGTcttctattttattttacagcAAGTTGTAAGGTACATTTTGATGATGAACacaaattacatttatttaaaataacTATATCACCCGAAGAAGGCCATTGGAAAAGtggaaaatttcattttaaagtaGAAGTACCTGAAGATTACAATATGGTGGTAAGTGTACAAATCATagcatatgtaccagagattacttacattggtgcatgcacatactagtggtatttttactgcagtgcaataccgaacacattattacatacctgtatgcaagTGATAAGCAAATGAGGACAcgatcatttacatgtatctgcAGTACATGAAAGCATGTGATCTCGTTATAGTGACTGCgacatttttattgaaatttgtgGTTTTGGATAAACagaataacagaaccccatgccatgtgagttccagtgtggaaCTCAGgggtacattgtatttgcactcatgcttgcagtgttttctgcttcACTTTCACGAGTgtactgccacagagaacactaaGCAcatgtgcaaataccccaagtatgccatatttgcactcacatgtcatggggttctgtcatatgtTTTTACTTAGTAATATGACAAAACCACATGATGTGTAAGtgcaagtgtgatgtacatgtacttggggCGTTTGAACTTTGTGCGTGTCATCCTGTTCCCTGCAGTCATACTTTCATGAGCGTTTGCCACTTAATGCAAATACCTAGAGTACCCACATTTGCGCTCATGCGGCatgggattctgttattattacatacgtTTATCTTGTAAAAATCATACTGTGCGATCACATGATTTCATGTACAAGGAAAGATAgcacactcatttgcataacattaaTACACGTATGCAATAATGTGTTTGGTACACAGTGTAAAGACAACTGgtatggacatacatgtatgtgcaccaGCACAAGTCATTCAGTATTCAGTGCAATCCAGCAGGACACCAGAGTCACAATGGAAAACGTGTGTTGTTTGGTAGAATCAAACTGAACGATTCTTTTCTTATTTATAGTGTGGCAAATTTAATGAAACCAAGAGTGAGTGCAAACTACAGTCCCAATGGTTTAACCACTCTACCACTGACATTCCTacctacattttttttgtacatgtactaccaaatgcatattgaaatattgaaaattgaaaaatatatctGAAAAAAGGCAATTTGCAAGTGTTACACACAATTGCTGTACAAACAGTCCTACAACATTAACAATCAGACCTGTGATATTCTGACCATTTCACTCTGTGTACACCTTAAAAGGAGAGGGATAttcacaaaatgacaacatttcatctaaatatggtaatgatatagactgtacattgtacatgtacaagcatGATAGGCCAACAAATGTTTACATGGAAACATGAAAGATGGAACAAAATGCATGTAAAATAATGCTCctgcatacacaaacatacataattgAAACATAACACAGTGGTTAGGAGCATCGATGGTGTCTCCTGAGGTCAAATGTGTGCGTTTTCAAATTGTTCTCTTTTCAGCCGTTAACATGACTCCATTTTCAAATCTATTTGTGCccgtgtgtgcatgtatatggcTCCATTTTCGATTGACAATGGTTCAATTTCAGCagcattttcaaaatgttgtgattttaGTGTCTCCATGGAAACAGGAGGTGCAAATGCAGCAAAATAGTTGTTTTCATATGAAAACGGTTCGTGTAAACAGGGCCTGAGAGTGAGACTTTCCTTATGAAAAAACTTATCTTTACTGAGATTCACCATTAGACAGTATTGTTCACTGACTTGTTTATATATTGTATCTTTATACCTAACAGCCTCCAAAAGTTACATGTGAAACTAAAATTTGGCATCCTAACATAGCAGAAAATGGTGACATATGTCTAAGGTAAGTGCCAAGTGTACTATTTTCACACACAAATCTTAATGGCTTGCATATCAGGTTTCCACGGTGATTTATTTTAGGTACCGATGTAACTAACAGACTAACAGTCAAAAACACACAGCCAGACTCGACTGCAAAACCACTAAGTTAAATTCAAGCCATATATCGTGTGCATATATTCGATTATCGATGCTAGTAGATTTGTCAAATTTGTTCAAGACTAAGCCTGTAAGATCCAGGCCTTGTTTCCGCAAATTCCGCTTATATAATATACTCAACCTGTAGGGAAGTGAGTTGTTACATAAGCGGTAGAACTTTCAAACTATTCAAAGACCTGAATTTGGTTGATAAAGTTACAGCCTGTCATTCACTGTTGAAAATGTTACCATTCCCTGTTTGTATCTTAATTTTTCAGTTTATTACGTGACTACTCAGTAGATGGTACTGGTTGGGCACCTACAAGGAAATTAAAAGATGTAGTCTGGGGTCTTAATTCACTTTTTtcagtaagtacatgtattcatctGTATTACTAATATTTGTACTGTCTTCTTCAAATGCCAATCTGACAGTAATTGACAGTGAAGCTCTAGTGATGCCTTCCAGCTACTCTGTCTGGCTCCATGTTAGCACCTAGCTAATGCAGCATGAACACCAAGTGAGTGTAAATGCTAGCCAATGCACCAAAAATATTAGAAAACTTTGGAAAGGAATGTTCATTCAATAGACAATGAGTGCTTTTGAATTAAACTTTGTAGTATTATTACATGCACCCATTGCACAGTTTGTTATTACACATTTCTTGCCATAGAGGGTGCTATTCCAAGACTGTCGGCCCCGTACTTCAACTATAAGATACGTTGTGTGGTTCAGCCcaatcaggcttctaaaccacaaCTGTACTATATTGCCCAATATCCTGCACAGTGCGACCAGAtttggttgcagccaatcaaatatcatTATGCTGTAAAAGGTGTCAAATGACCACAGCACCAGCTTTTCTGTGTTGATTCATGAGAATAGCCACCTAATGTTATGTCAATAGTAGACAGTTATGTTTTAGGCCATAGTGTGGTATTttatcaagtacaaacaattgataagtatcaccataacaacaattGTTCTTATCACCAGAAGCAGAAACTATTCGACCTGTTTAATTTCTACATAATGACCTCTGTTTGACCTTCTAATTGCAAGTTCAAGGCCAAGGCCTAATTTCAAAAACTGCCTCTCAGTCCAGTAATACTTAACATCAAAAAGATTCGTCTGAAATATCAACTTGATCATAAATATCGCCCTCTAtcatgagtgaacaagactgactgttTGTAGTCGAAAGCTCTTGGCTTTTATCAAAAGTATGTTGCGTGGATTGGTTAAACTTGAACTTcacttgttttatttcttttttttgcaGGATTTACTTAACTTTGATGACCCTCTTAATATTGAAGCTGCTGAACA
Above is a genomic segment from Glandiceps talaboti chromosome 20, keGlaTala1.1, whole genome shotgun sequence containing:
- the LOC144450508 gene encoding NEDD8-conjugating enzyme UBE2F-like — protein: MITLSKKLRQDAERKQPKPPVDDGKRVSIRDKLLVKEVQELEANLPASCKVHFDDEHKLHLFKITISPEEGHWKSGKFHFKVEVPEDYNMVPPKVTCETKIWHPNIAENGDICLSLLRDYSVDGTGWAPTRKLKDVVWGLNSLFSDLLNFDDPLNIEAAEHFYRDREGFKSKAYDYVRRYAQR